One Echeneis naucrates chromosome 1, fEcheNa1.1, whole genome shotgun sequence DNA segment encodes these proteins:
- the LOC115047124 gene encoding ubinuclein-2-like isoform X2, whose product MAEPRKVQFVTLSAFAAGTAAESRKRRLEDEADFSFGRAGEIEAATGAGGAASNGRLGKTGDRDKAGAERRATVRLNLPLSEPDDRSSAEFNYGELIQNLQVKNKPPSLTSACNPSDPFDDEEKDRLQVEALAKKFENKYGNTGKKKRKDRMQDLIDIGFGYDETDPFIDNSEAYDELVPASLTTKLGGFYINTGTLQFRAASDSEGEEDKKPVDDKEQMLKKRKKKEVNNLEEKSQKKNRVPKQGVTALSLHRPEKKKRKKLMKDSLYLAAMLRRFTREKEEMRKRNPNMPHLGLAGGVANEPNPANSTNHLLASNSTHPQGNAASNDVSLADLTSDAAVMSLLGSANEKELQDLLGDLDFGLLDSDQQHAMATARENGILGVGVPTYKAAAGGGGGSQGRGLGSSSGLFSPPPLPDGLPAPLIKRIEDLRAASRQFDQEGRKKFFTLDMNNILLDIELQVQEQPPEVRSHIYSHMEAFVPCNKEALLKRMKKLSLNIQDDRLRTPLLKLKLAVCSVMPEQIARYNMDCMAKVAKQQSEEGDKNGSEEEDEEKPGKRVMGPRKKFVWDDKLRNLLCSLVRVKLSCYDMENQCSLSVEDYLKAFLENEVKPLWPKGWMQTRILFKESLAVHSHLTGNLVKRRMVPGPKAKTKDGPWIHKPPLSMTSPPSLAISTSAVTANRRPPSSSSPSEPICLSDSLDEDLTAPSLDSISHALALLSNASKGLGPSDSPLSPPPLQIPTSSPPPVTPHYPSASQLSVSVTSTTQHHSLSKVETVPLATASARNLPTTITTLPTSSSTSSSSSPAASSIVRVQAAGLSPASRSANGPYGPIKGSGTVGQTQTQRHVTMASPNHRPSPVVGGVGKLHPHPSPSPPKQRPPPTASPLLPPHQKGFVSPAGMMGNMVAPQGMVKSSAKASGISSNGSIVSSSVTPSSSPSLQSRSNSTSHPSLQSFCPPSPVASSPSPTSHTSHSHPSQGKSQTHHHHHHQANFITPMQATLTKSSHSNNSSPIIKLTPRPPAPTPPPSSSPSPSSSPSHSLAHQMIPSQQQQHQYSPKTPKTFRPPFSVSGSGQVKQTQASFTGGQKPQTTTSNSSINNSNNKVVSAVSSHPDKTPPSSSPSVSANHGQRQRVVGGSNQGSKAGNGWAASGTLATSSTTSHLSQVSTAGTPLLGSPSTLPLGFGMLGGLVPVSLPFQFPHLLNFSPPGAPGAAGMGSAPSSNSGYPLAQSDLIDLYKSLQSGSQAALPPHLQLAFSDTNQSQGGDMKRKSH is encoded by the exons ATGGCCGAACCGAGAAAAGTGCAATTTGTCACCCTGTCGGCCTTCGCAGCTGGAACAGCCGCCGAGTCCAGGAAACGCCGGCTGGAGGACGAGGCCGACTTCAGCTTCGGCAGAGCCGGGGAGATCGAGGCAGCGACCGGGGCAGGAGGAGCTGCCAGCAACGGTCGTCTCGGTAAAACCGGCGACAGGGACAAGGCAGGAGCCGAGCGGAGGGCTACGGTGCGGCTCAACCTGCCTCTGTCCGAGCCCGACGACCGCTCCTCCGCCGAGTTTAATTACGGCGAACTCATCCAGAACCTCCAG GTCAAAAATAAACCTCCAAGTCTAACTTCAGCCTGCAATCCCAGCGACCCCTTTGATGATGAGGAGAAAGATCGGCTCCAGGTTGAGGCGCTGgcaaaaaagtttgaaaataaatat GGTAATacagggaagaagaagaggaaagacagaatGCAAGATTTAATCGATATTGGCTTTGGGTATGACGAGACAGACCCCTTTATTGACAACTCGGAAGCT tatGATGAACTGGTGCCTGCCTCTCTAACCACAAAGCTGGGGGGATTTTACATCAACACAGGGACACTGCAGTTCAGAGCGGCTTCTGActcagagggagaggaggacaaG AAGCCAGTTGATGACAAGGAACAGAtgctgaagaaaaggaaaaagaaggaagtgAACAATCTTGAAGAAAAGAGCCAGAAGAAGAACAGAGTACCTAAACAAGG AGTGACAGCTCTCAGCCTCCATCggccagagaagaagaagagaaagaagctgATGAAAGACTCGCTTTACCTGGCAGCCATGCTCCGTCGCTTCACTCgggagaaggaggaaatgaggaaaagaaaCCCCAACATGCCTCACCTAGGCCTGGCAGGAGGTGTGGCTAATGAGCCCAACCCTGCCAACTCTACAAACCACCTGTTAGCCTCTAACTCCACCCACCCGCAGGGCAATGCAGCAAGCAATGATGTCTCGCTGGCGGACCTCACCTCAgatgctgctgtgatgtcactacTGGGCTCTGCCAATgagaaggagctgcaggatCTCCTTGGCGACCTGGACTTTGGCTTGCTAGATAGTGACCAACAGCATGCAATGGCGACTGCCAGAGAGAACGGCATCCTTGGAGTTGGTGTTCCGACGTAtaaagcagcagctggaggaggaggagggagccaAGGGCGAGGCCTGGGTTCTTCCAGTGGACTGTTTTCTCCACCCCCGCTGCCTGATGGACTGCCTGCTCCTCTTATTAAACGCATCGAAGACCTGCGGGCG GCCTCGCGGCAGTTTGATCAGGAGGGCAGGAAGAAATTTTTCACCCTGGACATGAATAACATTCTCCTGGA tATTGAGCTGCAGGTCCAGGAGCAGCCTCCTGAGGTGCGCTCACACATCTACTCACACATGGAGGCATTTGTGCCGTGCAACAAAGAGGCCCTGCTCAAACGCATGAAGAAGCTCAGCCTCAATATTCAG GATGACCGACTACGTACACCGctgttgaagctgaagctggcGGTGTGCAGTGTGATGCCTGAGCAGATTGCACGATATAACATGGACTGCATGGCCAAAGTTGCAAA gcagcagTCAGAGGAGGGCGACAAGAATggttcagaggaggaggatgaggagaagcCTGGAAAAAGGGTGATGGGGCCACGGAAAAAGTTTGTTTGGGATGACAAGCTCAG GAACCTGCTGTGCAGTTTGGTGCGAGTGAAGCTGAGCTGCTATGACATGGAGAACCAGTGCTCTCTGTCTGTGGAGGACTACCTCAAGGCCTTCTTAGAGAATGAGGTCAAACCACTATGGCCCAAGGGCTGGATGCAGaccag GATTCTGTTTAAGGAGAGTCTGGCTGTTCACAGTCACCTCACTGGAAACCT TGTCAAGAGGAGAATGGTACCTGGGCCCAAGGCCAAAACCAAG GACGGTCCATGGATCCACAAACCACCTCTTTCTATGACCTCTCCACCATCCCTGGCCATCTCTACATCTGCTGTGACGGCCAATCGCCgccccccttcctcttcctcaccctcaGAACCTATTTGTCTGTCAGATTCCCTTGATGAGGATCTAACTGCACCCTCTCTGGACTCCATCTCCCACGCTCTGGCCCTGCTCAGCAATGCGTCCAAGGGCCTTGGGCCCTCAGACAGTCCCTTGTCACCCCCGCCCCTCCAAATAcccacttcctctcctcctcctgtgactCCTCACTACCCGTCGGCCTCTcagctttctgtctctgtcacctCCACAACACAGCATCATTCCCTGTCTAAGGTGGAGACTGTTCCTCTAGCAACTGCATCTGCTAGGAACTTGCCAACAACGATAACAACACTACCAACCTCCTCGtctacctcctcttcctcgtctcCGGCTGCCTCCTCTATTGTTCGTGTGCAGGCAGCAGGCTTGTCACCGGCCTCCAGAAGTGCAAACGGCCCTTATGGCCCAATCAAAGGTTCTGGTACTGTGGGCCAAACTCAAACTCAGAGACATGTTACCATGGCATCTCCCAATCACAGGCCCAGCCCTGTGGTAGGCGGGGTTGGCAAGTTGCATCCACACCCTTCCCCATCGCCTCCAAAGCAACGACCTCCACCCACTGCTTcccctctgctgcccccccATCAGAAGGGCTTTGTTAGCCCAGCTGGGATGATGGGGAATATGGTAGCTCCTCAAGGAATGGTCAAGAGCAGTGCCAAAGCCAGCGGCATCAGCAGCAATGGCAGCATTGTGAGCAGCAGCGTCACACCTTCTTCCTCACCCTCCCTCCAGTCCAGATCTAACTCTACCTCCCACCCCAGTCTGCAGTCCTTCTGCCCTCCCTCCCCAGTGGCATCTTCACCATCACCCACCTCCCACACCTCACATTCACATCCCTCACAAGGTAAATCCcaaacacaccaccaccaccaccaccaggcCAACTTCATCACACCCATGCAGGCCACTCTCACCAAGTCGTCCCACAGTAACAACTCCTCCCCCATCATCAAGCTCACCCCTCGGCCTCCTGCACCCAcaccacctccctcctcctctccctccccctcatCCTCACCTTCACACTCGCTTGCCCATCAGATGATCCCCagccaacagcaacaacaccagTATTCCCCCAAAACCCCCAAAACCTTCAGGCCTCCCTTCAGTGTATCGGGCAGTGGGCAGGTGAAGCAGACACAGGCCAGCTTCACTGGAGGCCAGAAACCTCAGACCACCACAAGCAACAGTAGCATCAACAACTCCAACAATAAGGTGGTATCAGCTGTCAGCAGTCACCCAGACAAAACTCCCCCGTCTTCTTCACCTTCAGTCTCAGCCAATCATGGTCAGAGGCAGAGGGTGGTGGGTGGGTCCAACCAGGGTTCAAAGGCAGGAAACGGTTGGGCGGCTTCAGGAACTTTGGCCACGTCCTCCACAACATCACACCTCTCACAG GTATCAACAGCAGGCACTCCCCTCCTGGGCAGCCCCTCTACTCTGCCTCTGGGTTTTGGGATGTTGGGAGGCCTGGTACCCGTCTCACTACCCTTCCAGTTCCCCCACTTGCTCAATTTCAGCCCTCCTGGAGCCCCAGGGGCTGCTGGCATGGGCTCAGCCCCCAGCTCCAACTCAGGATACCCCCTAGCACAGAGCGACTTAATTG ATCTGTACAAGAGTCTCCAGTCAGGGTCGCAGGCTGCCCTACCTCCTCACTTGCAGCTTGCTTTCTCAG ATACGAACCAAAGTCAGGGCGGAGACATGAAGAGGAAGTCCCACTGA
- the LOC115047124 gene encoding ubinuclein-2-like isoform X1, giving the protein MAEPRKVQFVTLSAFAAGTAAESRKRRLEDEADFSFGRAGEIEAATGAGGAASNGRLGKTGDRDKAGAERRATVRLNLPLSEPDDRSSAEFNYGELIQNLQVKNKPPSLTSACNPSDPFDDEEKDRLQVEALAKKFENKYGNTGKKKRKDRMQDLIDIGFGYDETDPFIDNSEAYDELVPASLTTKLGGFYINTGTLQFRAASDSEGEEDKKPVDDKEQMLKKRKKKEVNNLEEKSQKKNRVPKQGVTALSLHRPEKKKRKKLMKDSLYLAAMLRRFTREKEEMRKRNPNMPHLGLAGGVANEPNPANSTNHLLASNSTHPQGNAASNDVSLADLTSDAAVMSLLGSANEKELQDLLGDLDFGLLDSDQQHAMATARENGILGVGVPTYKAAAGGGGGSQGRGLGSSSGLFSPPPLPDGLPAPLIKRIEDLRAASRQFDQEGRKKFFTLDMNNILLDIELQVQEQPPEVRSHIYSHMEAFVPCNKEALLKRMKKLSLNIQDDRLRTPLLKLKLAVCSVMPEQIARYNMDCMAKVAKQQSEEGDKNGSEEEDEEKPGKRVMGPRKKFVWDDKLRNLLCSLVRVKLSCYDMENQCSLSVEDYLKAFLENEVKPLWPKGWMQTRILFKESLAVHSHLTGNLVKRRMVPGPKAKTKDGPWIHKPPLSMTSPPSLAISTSAVTANRRPPSSSSPSEPICLSDSLDEDLTAPSLDSISHALALLSNASKGLGPSDSPLSPPPLQIPTSSPPPVTPHYPSASQLSVSVTSTTQHHSLSKVETVPLATASARNLPTTITTLPTSSSTSSSSSPAASSIVRVQAAGLSPASRSANGPYGPIKGSGTVGQTQTQRHVTMASPNHRPSPVVGGVGKLHPHPSPSPPKQRPPPTASPLLPPHQKGFVSPAGMMGNMVAPQGMVKSSAKASGISSNGSIVSSSVTPSSSPSLQSRSNSTSHPSLQSFCPPSPVASSPSPTSHTSHSHPSQGKSQTHHHHHHQANFITPMQATLTKSSHSNNSSPIIKLTPRPPAPTPPPSSSPSPSSSPSHSLAHQMIPSQQQQHQYSPKTPKTFRPPFSVSGSGQVKQTQASFTGGQKPQTTTSNSSINNSNNKVVSAVSSHPDKTPPSSSPSVSANHGQRQRVVGGSNQGSKAGNGWAASGTLATSSTTSHLSQVSTAGTPLLGSPSTLPLGFGMLGGLVPVSLPFQFPHLLNFSPPGAPGAAGMGSAPSSNSGYPLAQSDLIDLYKSLQSGSQAALPPHLQLAFSGNLHSSSYSSSPPLPSPSVCVRSPLCAWYLACILSCSH; this is encoded by the exons ATGGCCGAACCGAGAAAAGTGCAATTTGTCACCCTGTCGGCCTTCGCAGCTGGAACAGCCGCCGAGTCCAGGAAACGCCGGCTGGAGGACGAGGCCGACTTCAGCTTCGGCAGAGCCGGGGAGATCGAGGCAGCGACCGGGGCAGGAGGAGCTGCCAGCAACGGTCGTCTCGGTAAAACCGGCGACAGGGACAAGGCAGGAGCCGAGCGGAGGGCTACGGTGCGGCTCAACCTGCCTCTGTCCGAGCCCGACGACCGCTCCTCCGCCGAGTTTAATTACGGCGAACTCATCCAGAACCTCCAG GTCAAAAATAAACCTCCAAGTCTAACTTCAGCCTGCAATCCCAGCGACCCCTTTGATGATGAGGAGAAAGATCGGCTCCAGGTTGAGGCGCTGgcaaaaaagtttgaaaataaatat GGTAATacagggaagaagaagaggaaagacagaatGCAAGATTTAATCGATATTGGCTTTGGGTATGACGAGACAGACCCCTTTATTGACAACTCGGAAGCT tatGATGAACTGGTGCCTGCCTCTCTAACCACAAAGCTGGGGGGATTTTACATCAACACAGGGACACTGCAGTTCAGAGCGGCTTCTGActcagagggagaggaggacaaG AAGCCAGTTGATGACAAGGAACAGAtgctgaagaaaaggaaaaagaaggaagtgAACAATCTTGAAGAAAAGAGCCAGAAGAAGAACAGAGTACCTAAACAAGG AGTGACAGCTCTCAGCCTCCATCggccagagaagaagaagagaaagaagctgATGAAAGACTCGCTTTACCTGGCAGCCATGCTCCGTCGCTTCACTCgggagaaggaggaaatgaggaaaagaaaCCCCAACATGCCTCACCTAGGCCTGGCAGGAGGTGTGGCTAATGAGCCCAACCCTGCCAACTCTACAAACCACCTGTTAGCCTCTAACTCCACCCACCCGCAGGGCAATGCAGCAAGCAATGATGTCTCGCTGGCGGACCTCACCTCAgatgctgctgtgatgtcactacTGGGCTCTGCCAATgagaaggagctgcaggatCTCCTTGGCGACCTGGACTTTGGCTTGCTAGATAGTGACCAACAGCATGCAATGGCGACTGCCAGAGAGAACGGCATCCTTGGAGTTGGTGTTCCGACGTAtaaagcagcagctggaggaggaggagggagccaAGGGCGAGGCCTGGGTTCTTCCAGTGGACTGTTTTCTCCACCCCCGCTGCCTGATGGACTGCCTGCTCCTCTTATTAAACGCATCGAAGACCTGCGGGCG GCCTCGCGGCAGTTTGATCAGGAGGGCAGGAAGAAATTTTTCACCCTGGACATGAATAACATTCTCCTGGA tATTGAGCTGCAGGTCCAGGAGCAGCCTCCTGAGGTGCGCTCACACATCTACTCACACATGGAGGCATTTGTGCCGTGCAACAAAGAGGCCCTGCTCAAACGCATGAAGAAGCTCAGCCTCAATATTCAG GATGACCGACTACGTACACCGctgttgaagctgaagctggcGGTGTGCAGTGTGATGCCTGAGCAGATTGCACGATATAACATGGACTGCATGGCCAAAGTTGCAAA gcagcagTCAGAGGAGGGCGACAAGAATggttcagaggaggaggatgaggagaagcCTGGAAAAAGGGTGATGGGGCCACGGAAAAAGTTTGTTTGGGATGACAAGCTCAG GAACCTGCTGTGCAGTTTGGTGCGAGTGAAGCTGAGCTGCTATGACATGGAGAACCAGTGCTCTCTGTCTGTGGAGGACTACCTCAAGGCCTTCTTAGAGAATGAGGTCAAACCACTATGGCCCAAGGGCTGGATGCAGaccag GATTCTGTTTAAGGAGAGTCTGGCTGTTCACAGTCACCTCACTGGAAACCT TGTCAAGAGGAGAATGGTACCTGGGCCCAAGGCCAAAACCAAG GACGGTCCATGGATCCACAAACCACCTCTTTCTATGACCTCTCCACCATCCCTGGCCATCTCTACATCTGCTGTGACGGCCAATCGCCgccccccttcctcttcctcaccctcaGAACCTATTTGTCTGTCAGATTCCCTTGATGAGGATCTAACTGCACCCTCTCTGGACTCCATCTCCCACGCTCTGGCCCTGCTCAGCAATGCGTCCAAGGGCCTTGGGCCCTCAGACAGTCCCTTGTCACCCCCGCCCCTCCAAATAcccacttcctctcctcctcctgtgactCCTCACTACCCGTCGGCCTCTcagctttctgtctctgtcacctCCACAACACAGCATCATTCCCTGTCTAAGGTGGAGACTGTTCCTCTAGCAACTGCATCTGCTAGGAACTTGCCAACAACGATAACAACACTACCAACCTCCTCGtctacctcctcttcctcgtctcCGGCTGCCTCCTCTATTGTTCGTGTGCAGGCAGCAGGCTTGTCACCGGCCTCCAGAAGTGCAAACGGCCCTTATGGCCCAATCAAAGGTTCTGGTACTGTGGGCCAAACTCAAACTCAGAGACATGTTACCATGGCATCTCCCAATCACAGGCCCAGCCCTGTGGTAGGCGGGGTTGGCAAGTTGCATCCACACCCTTCCCCATCGCCTCCAAAGCAACGACCTCCACCCACTGCTTcccctctgctgcccccccATCAGAAGGGCTTTGTTAGCCCAGCTGGGATGATGGGGAATATGGTAGCTCCTCAAGGAATGGTCAAGAGCAGTGCCAAAGCCAGCGGCATCAGCAGCAATGGCAGCATTGTGAGCAGCAGCGTCACACCTTCTTCCTCACCCTCCCTCCAGTCCAGATCTAACTCTACCTCCCACCCCAGTCTGCAGTCCTTCTGCCCTCCCTCCCCAGTGGCATCTTCACCATCACCCACCTCCCACACCTCACATTCACATCCCTCACAAGGTAAATCCcaaacacaccaccaccaccaccaccaggcCAACTTCATCACACCCATGCAGGCCACTCTCACCAAGTCGTCCCACAGTAACAACTCCTCCCCCATCATCAAGCTCACCCCTCGGCCTCCTGCACCCAcaccacctccctcctcctctccctccccctcatCCTCACCTTCACACTCGCTTGCCCATCAGATGATCCCCagccaacagcaacaacaccagTATTCCCCCAAAACCCCCAAAACCTTCAGGCCTCCCTTCAGTGTATCGGGCAGTGGGCAGGTGAAGCAGACACAGGCCAGCTTCACTGGAGGCCAGAAACCTCAGACCACCACAAGCAACAGTAGCATCAACAACTCCAACAATAAGGTGGTATCAGCTGTCAGCAGTCACCCAGACAAAACTCCCCCGTCTTCTTCACCTTCAGTCTCAGCCAATCATGGTCAGAGGCAGAGGGTGGTGGGTGGGTCCAACCAGGGTTCAAAGGCAGGAAACGGTTGGGCGGCTTCAGGAACTTTGGCCACGTCCTCCACAACATCACACCTCTCACAG GTATCAACAGCAGGCACTCCCCTCCTGGGCAGCCCCTCTACTCTGCCTCTGGGTTTTGGGATGTTGGGAGGCCTGGTACCCGTCTCACTACCCTTCCAGTTCCCCCACTTGCTCAATTTCAGCCCTCCTGGAGCCCCAGGGGCTGCTGGCATGGGCTCAGCCCCCAGCTCCAACTCAGGATACCCCCTAGCACAGAGCGACTTAATTG ATCTGTACAAGAGTCTCCAGTCAGGGTCGCAGGCTGCCCTACCTCCTCACTTGCAGCTTGCTTTCTCAGGTAATCTGCattcctcctcctactcctcttcaccccccctcccgtctccatctgtctgtgtcagGTCGCCTCTGTGTGCTTGGTATTTGGCATGCATCCTCAGCTGTAGCCATTGA